Proteins from one Planctomyces sp. SH-PL62 genomic window:
- a CDS encoding chemotaxis protein CheW, which yields MLLLTFQAAGQRYAVDASRVVEVVPRVRLRALPHAPAHLAGVLEYRGEVVTVLDLGLLLGAEPAPDRLGTRIILVDRAAPSPRRRRDAEAPEPAPAAVAGPPRRSLLGLIAENVDDLASVDPDDLTASPVAIPNAPYLGGMAEIESTMVQLILVEKLLNVSPNQHPTPAD from the coding sequence ATGCTCCTGCTCACGTTCCAGGCCGCCGGTCAGCGCTACGCGGTGGACGCCTCGCGGGTCGTGGAGGTGGTCCCTCGGGTGCGGCTCCGCGCGTTGCCGCACGCGCCGGCCCACCTGGCGGGCGTGCTCGAATACCGGGGCGAGGTCGTCACGGTCCTCGACCTGGGGCTCCTCCTGGGAGCGGAGCCGGCGCCCGACCGCCTCGGCACCCGCATCATCCTCGTCGACCGCGCGGCCCCCTCGCCGCGGCGGCGACGCGACGCCGAAGCCCCGGAACCCGCCCCCGCCGCGGTCGCCGGCCCCCCCCGGCGCTCCCTCCTGGGCCTGATCGCCGAGAACGTCGACGACCTCGCCTCCGTCGATCCCGACGACCTCACGGCCTCTCCCGTCGCCATCCCCAACGCCCCCTATCTCGGCGGGATGGCCGAAATCGAGTCGACGATGGTCCAGTTGATCCTCGTCGAAAAGCTCCTGAATGTTTCGCCGAATCAACACCCGACGCCCGCCGATTGA